One genomic segment of Gemmatimonas aurantiaca includes these proteins:
- a CDS encoding ATP-binding protein produces the protein MTLGSDRDMDLEEAVELAMRQSGVSPTRDFQSFAVLEQMLRMLPHGILVVSDSHGVEFANQAFCDLYGLAIPPSALLGHSASDILQMVRSRWFDPVLEQQRVREVMARGRTRQGIEVTLQNGRVISLDWIPIEVNGRINCRVWHNYDITDRKHLESMLRQRELDFRVMVESTPMIVLLSEGPGQATVSVNSRLTEILGYRSSDFGDAEAWWPLAYPDPEYRAEVSTEWTRRVNEAIRTQGRIQPMETRVTGADGTVKDIEWGFIAVGHRNVVYGIDRTPYRQAEREREHLQSLNYQLEKAQSLDRMAGAIAHHFNNQLHVVLLSLQIAADELPRDGEVARLIDTARQAASNAAEVSTKLLTYLGLSHATMKSLDLADMCRRMIPMLQASAPAGVQLSTSLPDKAPRVTASEAQLQQALLALVANAWESSDRPRHDIRIGVEIRDGRELTGGRFFPRDFVPQPGRYVCLTVTDQGAGVAASDIDRIFDPFFTSKFVGRGMGLPMTLGIARTHDAAVQVESEPGQGSTFRMFFPTAG, from the coding sequence GTGACCCTAGGCAGTGATCGCGACATGGATCTCGAGGAAGCGGTGGAACTGGCGATGCGTCAGAGCGGCGTCAGCCCCACGCGAGATTTCCAGTCGTTTGCGGTCCTCGAGCAGATGCTGCGCATGCTGCCGCATGGCATTCTCGTCGTGAGCGACAGTCACGGCGTGGAGTTCGCCAATCAGGCCTTCTGCGATCTCTACGGGCTCGCCATTCCGCCGTCGGCGCTCCTCGGGCACTCGGCGTCCGACATCCTGCAGATGGTCCGCTCCCGCTGGTTCGATCCGGTGCTCGAACAACAGCGGGTGCGTGAAGTGATGGCGCGGGGACGCACCCGTCAGGGGATCGAAGTCACCCTGCAGAACGGTCGTGTCATTTCCCTCGACTGGATTCCCATCGAGGTGAATGGACGCATCAATTGCCGCGTCTGGCACAACTACGACATCACCGACCGCAAGCACCTCGAGTCGATGCTCAGGCAGCGGGAACTCGATTTCCGCGTGATGGTGGAAAGCACGCCGATGATCGTGCTGCTGAGTGAAGGGCCCGGCCAGGCGACGGTGTCCGTGAACAGTCGCCTTACGGAAATCCTCGGCTACCGGTCTTCCGATTTTGGTGACGCGGAGGCGTGGTGGCCGCTCGCGTATCCCGATCCGGAGTACCGTGCGGAAGTGTCCACCGAGTGGACCCGACGGGTGAATGAGGCCATCCGCACGCAGGGCCGGATCCAACCCATGGAGACCCGGGTCACTGGTGCCGATGGTACCGTCAAGGACATCGAGTGGGGCTTCATCGCGGTGGGTCACCGCAATGTCGTCTACGGCATCGACCGGACGCCGTATCGACAGGCCGAGCGTGAGCGGGAGCACCTGCAGTCGCTCAATTACCAGCTGGAGAAGGCGCAGAGTCTCGATCGCATGGCTGGCGCGATCGCGCACCATTTCAACAATCAGTTGCACGTCGTCCTGCTGTCGTTGCAGATCGCCGCCGATGAACTCCCGCGTGACGGGGAAGTCGCGCGCCTGATCGACACGGCGAGGCAGGCGGCTTCGAACGCCGCCGAAGTGAGCACGAAGCTGCTCACCTATCTGGGGCTGTCGCATGCGACGATGAAGTCTCTCGATCTGGCGGATATGTGCCGACGCATGATCCCCATGCTGCAGGCCTCCGCGCCCGCGGGTGTGCAATTGTCGACATCACTGCCCGACAAGGCGCCGCGTGTGACGGCCAGTGAAGCCCAACTGCAGCAGGCGTTGCTCGCGCTCGTCGCGAATGCCTGGGAGTCGAGCGATCGGCCCCGCCATGACATCCGTATCGGCGTGGAAATCCGCGATGGCCGGGAGTTGACGGGGGGGCGGTTCTTCCCGCGGGACTTCGTACCCCAGCCGGGACGGTATGTCTGCCTGACCGTGACCGATCAGGGCGCCGGTGTTGCCGCGAGCGATATCGACCGGATCTTCGATCCTTTCTTCACGAGCAAGTTCGTGGGACGTGGGATGGGCCTGCCCATGACACTGGGGATCGCCCGCACCCACGATGCCGCAGTGCAGGTGGAGAGCGAGCCGGGCCAGGGGAGCACCTTCCGGATGTTCTTCCCCACGGCGGGGTGA
- a CDS encoding Ig-like domain-containing protein, giving the protein MPSLPPSLPPSLSLSLLTSPFMSWFTAFSGHSRAAGRRAGLLCAGVGAAVLASACHTAESTGTIIPTATVMEIVAATDSQSAPVGTTLAKPIGVKVFDQNGNPMVNSPVSWAVLTGGGSLSLTLSGTDATGETTTIWTLGKRVGVQMVTATMISGAIDTLVAFGTAGPAAAFALLDGDNQTLAAGATSAALRVRAFDQYGNAVPSATVTWSTTAGTLSALQSTTDVSGVASVTLQVAVGSQTVTARLSNGASLTFNLRGTQP; this is encoded by the coding sequence ATGCCGTCGTTGCCCCCGTCTTTGCCCCCGTCGTTGTCCTTGTCGCTGCTCACGTCACCGTTCATGTCCTGGTTCACCGCGTTCTCTGGTCATTCCCGCGCCGCTGGCCGGCGGGCCGGGCTTCTGTGTGCCGGCGTCGGCGCCGCGGTCCTCGCCAGCGCCTGCCACACTGCCGAGTCCACAGGCACCATCATCCCGACCGCTACGGTGATGGAGATCGTGGCCGCCACCGACAGTCAGTCCGCGCCGGTGGGCACGACCCTGGCCAAGCCCATCGGGGTGAAGGTGTTCGATCAGAATGGCAATCCGATGGTCAACTCGCCCGTGTCCTGGGCCGTGCTCACCGGGGGCGGATCGCTCAGTCTGACGCTTTCCGGAACCGACGCGACCGGTGAAACCACGACCATCTGGACGCTGGGCAAGCGGGTCGGAGTGCAGATGGTCACGGCCACCATGATCAGTGGCGCCATCGACACGCTCGTCGCCTTCGGGACGGCGGGACCGGCGGCGGCCTTCGCGCTGCTCGATGGTGACAATCAGACGCTGGCGGCAGGAGCGACCAGTGCCGCGCTTCGGGTGCGGGCCTTCGATCAGTACGGCAATGCGGTGCCGTCGGCCACCGTGACATGGAGCACGACCGCAGGCACCCTCAGCGCGCTGCAGTCCACGACCGACGTCAGCGGCGTCGCGTCCGTGACGCTGCAGGTGGCCGTCGGCTCGCAGACGGTCACCGCCCGTCTGTCCAACGGTGCATCGCTCACCTTCAATCTCCGGGGTACGCAGCCCTAA